The Candidatus Eremiobacteraceae bacterium genome contains a region encoding:
- a CDS encoding ATP-binding protein, producing the protein MLAIGYAAALRGIDAFVVRVEVVGVPVADGGIHIIGLADRSIQESKERVNAAVRSSGFLFPSYKVVANLAPADIKKAGAMFDLALALTILGMDQQIDAKRLRDVVCLGELALDGSVKSVPGVLPSAIGIKRAGYRRLMLPAENLAEAALVDGLMLHPVRTLQQAVDIVLGRGEPATQSGGDLNAPPSRDEHIAYVDDLEDVRGQLRARRAMEIAAAGGHNLLMVGAPGSGKTMLARRMPSILPSMTREEALEVTKLYSVSGLLRHASRLVTQRPFRAPHHTVSAHALIGGGVGRQK; encoded by the coding sequence ATGCTTGCCATCGGATATGCCGCCGCGCTGCGCGGCATCGACGCATTCGTTGTTCGCGTGGAAGTCGTCGGCGTGCCGGTCGCAGATGGTGGCATCCACATCATCGGACTTGCGGATCGCTCCATTCAGGAATCCAAAGAACGCGTGAACGCGGCCGTTCGGTCTTCGGGCTTTCTCTTTCCCAGCTACAAGGTCGTTGCGAATCTCGCGCCCGCCGACATAAAAAAAGCGGGCGCCATGTTCGATCTTGCGCTCGCGCTCACCATTTTAGGCATGGATCAGCAGATCGATGCGAAGCGGCTGCGCGACGTCGTCTGCTTGGGCGAGCTCGCGCTCGACGGATCGGTGAAATCGGTGCCGGGCGTTTTGCCGTCGGCCATCGGCATCAAGCGGGCTGGGTACCGGCGGCTCATGCTCCCCGCCGAGAACTTGGCCGAAGCCGCGCTCGTCGATGGCCTCATGTTGCATCCGGTCCGCACATTGCAGCAAGCCGTCGACATCGTACTCGGGCGCGGCGAACCTGCCACGCAGTCCGGCGGCGACCTCAACGCGCCGCCGTCGCGCGACGAACATATCGCATATGTCGACGATCTCGAAGACGTACGCGGACAACTGCGCGCGAGACGGGCCATGGAAATCGCGGCGGCGGGCGGCCACAATCTGTTGATGGTCGGCGCGCCCGGGAGCGGCAAGACCATGCTCGCGCGTCGCATGCCATCCATACTTCCGTCCATGACTCGCGAGGAAGCGCTCGAAGTCACGAAATTGTACAGCGTGAGCGGACTGCTCCGGCATGCATCGCGATTGGTCACGCAGCGGCCGTTTCGCGCGCCCCACCACACGGTGTCCGCCCACGCGCTCATCGGCGGCGGTGTAGGGCGTCAGAAATAA
- a CDS encoding substrate-binding domain-containing protein produces MRCFGINIAVCVGAIALVAGCSGSSSDKSASGNATGSTTAAGTKTIGVSIQDLQAQFYEDMEVGMKAEAAKYGYAVTFVDANRDQAKQTSQVEDFISKGVNAIVLTPADSKAVGSAIVEANQANIPVFTADIASSSDKGVVIAHVASDNVAGGKVAAQILCKALAGPGTVAIIDQPEVTSVQDRVKGFKDGLASCKGVTIVADQSAGGDQTKAATVMDNLLQTYPNLRGVFGINDNSALGALSAVKSAGKAGKIKIVGYDASPIAQQAIDTGDMAGDPQQHPDQIGKLTIDAIHDYFAGKTPAKLIPVAVGSYTTHSKP; encoded by the coding sequence GTGAGATGCTTCGGAATAAATATCGCCGTCTGCGTAGGAGCGATCGCGCTTGTTGCGGGTTGCTCCGGTAGCAGCAGCGATAAGAGCGCGAGTGGAAACGCGACCGGCTCGACCACAGCAGCCGGCACGAAGACGATCGGCGTCTCCATTCAGGATCTGCAGGCTCAATTCTATGAGGACATGGAGGTCGGCATGAAAGCCGAAGCTGCGAAGTACGGTTATGCCGTCACGTTCGTCGACGCCAATCGCGATCAGGCCAAGCAGACATCGCAAGTTGAGGACTTCATCAGCAAAGGCGTGAACGCGATCGTTCTCACTCCGGCGGACTCCAAGGCGGTTGGTTCGGCGATCGTCGAAGCCAATCAAGCCAACATTCCGGTGTTCACGGCAGACATCGCAAGCTCGTCCGACAAAGGCGTGGTCATCGCGCACGTCGCCTCCGACAATGTGGCGGGCGGCAAAGTCGCGGCGCAGATACTGTGCAAGGCCTTGGCTGGACCCGGCACGGTGGCGATCATCGATCAGCCGGAAGTGACGTCGGTGCAAGACCGCGTCAAAGGTTTCAAAGACGGACTCGCATCGTGCAAGGGCGTCACGATCGTGGCCGACCAATCGGCGGGCGGCGATCAGACCAAAGCCGCGACCGTGATGGACAACTTGCTGCAGACCTATCCCAACCTCCGGGGTGTGTTCGGCATCAACGACAACTCGGCGCTCGGCGCGCTTTCCGCCGTGAAGTCGGCGGGCAAGGCCGGCAAGATCAAGATCGTGGGCTACGACGCAAGTCCGATCGCGCAGCAAGCCATCGATACAGGCGACATGGCCGGCGATCCGCAGCAGCATCCCGACCAGATCGGGAAACTGACCATCGACGCGATCCACGATTATTTCGCCGGCAAGACGCCGGCCAAACTTATCCCGGTGGCGGTGGGCTCCTACACGACGCATAGCAAGCCGTAA
- a CDS encoding sugar ABC transporter ATP-binding protein, whose amino-acid sequence MDQVPYLAMRGIAKTYPGVRALDGVDFDVRSGEVHALVGENGAGKSTLMKILAGAVAPDTGEIDVEGKRVTIASPRDAERLRIAIIYQEFNLVPGLDVAANVLLGREPVRGARLDHAALYARANEIFTRLAVMVPLRAEVRMLSVAQQQMVEIAKALSVDARVIVMDEPSASLTPDEVAKLFDVIRTLTKAGVGVVYISHRMEEIFTIADRISVLRDGRLVETGDAKSYDIGSVIRLMVGRPLDAHFPQPGQYNAPGGAAQPRLSVRELTLRGRINNVSFDVAPGEIFGLAGLVGSGRTSLLRGICGADIPTSGTVSLDGAVLTIRGPHDAIAAGLALVTEDRKAQGLVLGMTIRENVTLPHLDLFAHYLVVDKREETSAVAKLSADLRIRTPSLEQLARNLSGGNQQKVVLAKWLLERASVICFDEPTRGIDVGAKAEIYDLMTRLAAQGTAIVMASSELPEVLGMSSRIGVMRGGRIVHVYARGEATQESIIEFATGASAA is encoded by the coding sequence GTGGATCAAGTGCCGTACCTCGCGATGCGCGGCATCGCCAAGACCTATCCGGGCGTTCGGGCGCTCGACGGCGTGGATTTCGATGTCCGCTCCGGCGAAGTGCACGCGTTGGTCGGTGAAAACGGCGCCGGCAAATCCACACTTATGAAGATCCTCGCCGGCGCGGTGGCGCCGGATACCGGAGAGATCGACGTCGAAGGCAAGCGCGTGACCATCGCATCGCCGCGCGACGCCGAACGGCTGCGCATCGCCATCATCTATCAAGAATTCAACCTCGTTCCCGGTCTCGACGTCGCCGCAAACGTGCTCCTCGGGCGCGAGCCCGTGCGCGGCGCAAGACTCGACCACGCGGCGCTCTACGCGCGCGCGAACGAGATCTTCACGCGGCTCGCGGTCATGGTGCCCCTGCGCGCGGAAGTGCGCATGCTGTCGGTTGCGCAGCAACAGATGGTCGAAATCGCCAAAGCGCTCTCGGTCGATGCGCGCGTGATCGTCATGGACGAGCCGTCGGCGTCGCTCACGCCCGATGAGGTCGCAAAACTATTCGACGTCATCCGCACCCTGACAAAGGCCGGCGTGGGCGTCGTCTACATCTCGCACCGGATGGAAGAGATCTTCACCATCGCCGACCGCATCTCAGTGCTGCGCGACGGCCGCCTTGTCGAAACGGGCGACGCAAAATCGTACGACATCGGCAGCGTCATCCGTTTGATGGTGGGCCGTCCGCTCGACGCGCATTTCCCCCAGCCGGGCCAGTACAACGCACCGGGAGGCGCAGCGCAGCCACGATTATCGGTGCGCGAACTCACCTTGCGCGGGCGCATCAACAACGTGTCGTTCGACGTGGCGCCAGGCGAGATATTCGGGCTCGCCGGCCTCGTCGGCTCCGGACGCACGTCGCTGTTGCGCGGCATCTGCGGCGCGGACATCCCAACGTCGGGCACCGTCTCACTCGATGGTGCTGTGTTGACCATCAGAGGACCGCACGACGCGATCGCCGCAGGCCTCGCGCTTGTGACCGAAGACCGGAAGGCGCAGGGCCTCGTGCTCGGGATGACCATCCGCGAAAACGTCACGCTGCCGCATCTCGACCTCTTCGCGCACTATCTTGTGGTGGATAAGCGGGAGGAGACGAGTGCGGTCGCCAAACTCAGCGCCGACTTGCGCATCCGGACGCCATCACTCGAACAATTGGCCCGCAATCTATCGGGCGGCAATCAACAAAAAGTCGTGCTCGCGAAATGGCTTCTCGAACGCGCGAGCGTGATCTGCTTCGATGAGCCCACGCGCGGCATCGATGTCGGCGCGAAGGCGGAGATCTACGATCTTATGACCCGGCTGGCGGCGCAGGGGACGGCCATCGTGATGGCGTCGTCGGAATTGCCGGAAGTGCTCGGGATGTCCAGCCGCATCGGCGTGATGCGCGGCGGACGCATCGTGCACGTCTACGCGCGCGGTGAAGCCACCCAAGAATCGATCATCGAGTTCGCCACCGGAGCGTCTGCGGCGTAG
- a CDS encoding ABC transporter permease has protein sequence MTAGRRQALFRLGIFIVGMTVLLIALDHWTHGAFLRPFNVSNVLKQIAVYAVLAVGQTLVIITAGIDLSVGSLIALTGVLMAGFMVGQSSDALGLLIALGVGVGTGGVAGAVNGWPVVKFNLPPFITTLAMMLMARGLAFLYSGGRPIEINNAAFNAIGGGTILPGIGKFIGLPGIPVPVIVMLGVVLAGHFLLTQTRFGRYVYAIGGNEEAARLSGINVGAVKMGVYIICGALAGLASLLLAGRLSTGIPQSGSGYELQSIAAVVVGGTSLMGGRGSIVGTFVGALLIGVLNNLMNLLNVQSYAQEVVLGAVILIAVLLDELRKRFFVSG, from the coding sequence ATGACTGCAGGCCGCCGCCAAGCGCTGTTCCGGCTCGGGATATTCATCGTCGGCATGACCGTGCTGCTGATCGCGCTCGACCACTGGACGCATGGCGCGTTCCTGCGTCCGTTCAACGTCAGCAACGTGTTGAAGCAGATCGCCGTGTATGCGGTCCTGGCGGTCGGTCAAACCCTTGTGATCATCACGGCCGGCATCGATCTCTCCGTCGGCTCGCTGATCGCGCTCACCGGCGTTTTGATGGCGGGCTTTATGGTCGGTCAATCATCCGACGCGTTGGGTTTGCTCATCGCGCTGGGAGTCGGCGTCGGCACGGGCGGGGTCGCCGGCGCGGTGAACGGATGGCCGGTCGTCAAATTCAATCTGCCGCCGTTCATCACCACGCTCGCGATGATGCTCATGGCGCGCGGATTGGCGTTCCTTTATTCCGGCGGCCGTCCGATCGAGATCAACAACGCGGCATTCAACGCCATCGGCGGCGGCACGATTCTCCCGGGCATCGGAAAGTTCATCGGCCTGCCGGGCATCCCCGTTCCGGTGATCGTCATGCTCGGCGTCGTACTGGCCGGTCATTTCTTGCTCACGCAAACGCGCTTCGGCCGCTATGTGTACGCCATTGGCGGCAACGAAGAGGCCGCGCGTCTTTCGGGCATCAACGTCGGCGCCGTGAAGATGGGCGTCTACATCATCTGCGGTGCGCTCGCCGGGCTTGCCAGCCTTCTGTTGGCCGGCCGCTTGAGCACCGGCATCCCGCAGTCCGGTTCTGGCTACGAGCTGCAATCGATCGCCGCAGTCGTCGTCGGCGGCACGTCGCTCATGGGCGGCCGGGGCTCGATCGTGGGCACGTTCGTCGGCGCGCTGCTCATCGGCGTGCTGAACAACCTGATGAATTTGCTCAACGTGCAGTCGTACGCGCAGGAAGTCGTGCTCGGCGCGGTGATACTCATTGCCGTACTGCTCGACGAGCTCCGCAAGCGGTTCTTCGTCTCAGGGTAA
- a CDS encoding universal stress protein, translating to MYQPFFSPLGIALAAGIAAAICTTLFWMLHPPSNRTVRIAESAAFNAKHITRNVLVVFSADIKSEVLMALAVKMAKGQHIDVLAIYVIEVPMTLPIAAVLPKEEREALEVLTAAKEIGRKAGLEVHTRTIRDRQAGPAIIRAASDEHARLIVMGTYRENRYAGAPLARAIEYVTTHTQFDVLIGVASTADTGSMFALGSVEALPRRGVQRK from the coding sequence ATGTATCAACCATTCTTCAGCCCGCTCGGCATCGCACTTGCCGCCGGCATCGCCGCCGCGATCTGCACCACACTTTTTTGGATGCTGCATCCGCCGTCCAATCGCACGGTGCGGATCGCCGAAAGCGCGGCGTTCAACGCCAAGCACATCACCCGCAATGTGCTCGTCGTGTTCTCGGCCGACATCAAATCTGAAGTGCTCATGGCGCTCGCTGTGAAAATGGCAAAGGGACAGCACATCGACGTGCTCGCGATCTACGTCATCGAGGTCCCGATGACGTTGCCCATCGCCGCCGTCCTGCCGAAGGAAGAGCGCGAGGCGCTCGAAGTGCTCACCGCCGCCAAGGAGATCGGCCGAAAGGCCGGGCTCGAAGTCCACACGCGCACGATCCGGGACCGTCAAGCAGGTCCGGCCATCATCCGAGCCGCCAGCGACGAACACGCCCGGCTTATCGTTATGGGGACGTACAGAGAAAATCGCTACGCGGGCGCGCCCCTCGCGCGCGCAATCGAGTACGTCACCACGCACACGCAGTTCGACGTGCTCATCGGCGTCGCCAGCACTGCAGACACGGGAAGCATGTTCGCATTGGGTTCGGTGGAAGCGCTGCCCAGACGAGGGGTGCAAAGAAAATGA
- a CDS encoding protein kinase, translated as MQIAIDSVLANRYRIIEKIGSGGMADVYRGIDHVLERDVAVKVLTERSDEVCRRFLLEAQSMARLNHPNIVAVYDVGVDRDMSYIILEYVRGKTMRDIDRSKISFDDAINITVQLLEALQYAHGQGIIHRDIKPGNIMLTDDHSLKVMDFGLARRMSDVSNLTQSGEIVGTIAYLPPERFLGKSGDRTSDLYSVGVLLYELLCGKLPFSHESDDLVAVMFSHVNDRPKPPRQINPLVPASLDRIIMRLLEKDPTRRYSDAASLIVDLKVVQVALSRAAAKLEDAGADRARKETAETVAHTPLASPQAAAQTANGAAETIKREPPTGGYLKGDLVSSKTFTAAIARAMQGMIAAREQNWRAAEDHYTAAVGMLTPLNHPSELARTYARLGALYCAKVKASATALPSDITAAREYLNKALPVLREKRMFADVKDAETHLRALDAS; from the coding sequence ATGCAAATCGCAATCGACAGCGTTCTCGCTAACCGCTACCGCATCATCGAGAAGATCGGCAGCGGCGGCATGGCCGATGTCTACCGCGGAATCGATCACGTCCTCGAGAGAGACGTCGCCGTCAAAGTCCTCACCGAACGCTCGGATGAGGTCTGCCGCCGGTTCTTGCTCGAGGCGCAGAGCATGGCGCGGCTCAACCATCCGAATATCGTCGCCGTCTACGACGTCGGCGTCGACCGCGACATGTCGTACATCATCCTCGAATACGTGCGCGGCAAGACGATGCGCGACATCGACCGCTCGAAGATATCGTTCGACGACGCCATCAACATCACGGTGCAGTTGCTCGAAGCGTTGCAGTACGCGCACGGCCAGGGCATCATCCATCGCGACATCAAGCCCGGCAACATCATGTTGACCGACGACCATTCGCTCAAGGTGATGGACTTCGGTCTCGCGCGGCGGATGTCCGACGTCTCGAACTTGACGCAAAGCGGCGAGATCGTCGGCACCATCGCTTATCTTCCGCCGGAGCGGTTCTTGGGCAAATCCGGCGATCGCACGAGCGATCTCTATTCTGTCGGCGTGCTGCTCTACGAATTGCTGTGCGGCAAATTGCCCTTCTCGCATGAATCCGACGATCTCGTCGCAGTGATGTTCTCGCACGTGAACGATCGGCCGAAGCCGCCGCGCCAGATCAACCCGCTCGTGCCGGCATCGCTGGACCGCATCATCATGCGCCTGCTCGAAAAAGATCCGACGCGCCGCTACTCCGACGCCGCGTCTCTGATCGTCGATCTGAAAGTGGTACAGGTGGCGCTCTCCCGCGCGGCCGCCAAACTCGAAGACGCCGGCGCCGACCGTGCGCGAAAAGAAACGGCCGAAACGGTCGCGCACACGCCGCTCGCGTCACCGCAAGCGGCCGCACAGACCGCAAACGGCGCCGCCGAGACCATCAAGCGCGAGCCGCCGACCGGCGGTTACCTCAAAGGCGACCTGGTCTCGAGCAAGACCTTCACCGCAGCCATCGCCCGCGCCATGCAAGGCATGATCGCGGCGCGCGAGCAGAATTGGCGGGCGGCGGAAGACCACTACACCGCCGCGGTCGGCATGCTGACGCCGCTTAATCATCCGTCTGAACTAGCGCGCACGTATGCGCGGCTCGGCGCGCTCTACTGCGCCAAGGTCAAGGCGTCCGCCACCGCGCTGCCGAGCGATATCACCGCCGCGCGCGAATATCTGAATAAGGCGCTTCCGGTGCTGCGGGAAAAACGTATGTTCGCCGATGTGAAGGACGCTGAAACGCACCTGAGGGCGCTCGACGCAAGTTAA
- a CDS encoding YraN family protein: protein MKKPVSTRSAEGTAGEAAAARYLIERGYHVLERNFRCRGGEIDVIALDGGTLVFVEVKLRRTLARGTPLEAVTAVKQARVRKAAQQYLGFCGRVFGRIRFDVICIMKTPKTTDITHMKAAFAS from the coding sequence TTGAAGAAACCGGTCTCAACTCGATCCGCCGAAGGCACAGCCGGCGAGGCGGCCGCGGCGCGTTATCTCATCGAGCGCGGCTACCACGTTCTCGAGCGCAATTTCCGGTGCCGGGGCGGCGAGATCGACGTCATCGCGTTGGACGGCGGCACGCTCGTTTTCGTCGAAGTCAAGCTACGCCGGACGCTCGCGCGCGGTACGCCCCTCGAAGCCGTAACGGCCGTCAAACAGGCCCGAGTCCGCAAAGCGGCACAGCAATACCTCGGATTTTGCGGTCGCGTGTTCGGCCGCATCCGCTTTGACGTCATCTGCATCATGAAGACCCCGAAAACCACCGATATTACACATATGAAAGCCGCTTTTGCCTCGTAG
- a CDS encoding ribonuclease HII, with protein MTPRERRRLTKLHLYERSAWESGAQMVCGVDEVGRGPLAGPVTACAVVLTKPLLLEFLNDSKLVTPIRRAALAAQIRAGAAFFAIGWAGPEEIDAINILGATRLAMARALAQLPFPPCRVLVDAVHIPQCAAPQTAIIGGDGKSAAIAAASIVAKVARDEYMEMLDETHPGYGFSHNRGYGTEEHLAALDRLGPCSAHRRSFAPVMQPTLFAFADGGSP; from the coding sequence GTGACCCCACGCGAACGACGCCGACTCACGAAGCTCCACCTCTACGAACGCTCTGCTTGGGAAAGCGGTGCGCAGATGGTGTGCGGCGTGGATGAAGTCGGACGGGGCCCGCTGGCCGGGCCCGTCACCGCGTGCGCCGTTGTCCTCACGAAGCCTCTCTTGCTCGAATTCCTCAACGACAGCAAACTCGTCACGCCGATCAGGCGCGCGGCCCTTGCCGCGCAGATCCGCGCCGGCGCGGCGTTCTTCGCGATAGGATGGGCGGGCCCGGAGGAGATCGACGCGATCAACATCCTCGGCGCCACACGCCTGGCGATGGCGCGCGCACTCGCGCAGCTGCCGTTCCCGCCGTGCCGGGTGTTGGTGGACGCCGTGCACATTCCGCAATGCGCGGCGCCGCAGACCGCTATCATTGGCGGCGACGGCAAGTCTGCGGCGATCGCGGCGGCGAGCATTGTCGCCAAAGTGGCGCGCGATGAATATATGGAGATGCTCGACGAAACACACCCGGGCTATGGCTTCAGCCACAACCGCGGCTACGGCACCGAGGAGCACCTCGCGGCGCTCGACCGGCTCGGCCCGTGCTCGGCGCACCGCCGGTCGTTCGCTCCCGTCATGCAGCCCACGCTCTTCGCGTTCGCCGATGGCGGCAGCCCTTGA
- a CDS encoding GTPase — MPSGSAKPPKAEASWFPGHMAAGLRAVVENAAVIDAVIEVRDARIPRATAATGLHPSLSRKRRIVLLNREDLADPDMTDRWLAKLAHDGITAFAGVGTHAVTLKGVRNSLLSQRPREGRLRAAVIGAPNTGKSSVINALGRRKRAVAQAKAGVTRQVRWLTIGDAVELLDTPGILAPKITSAAAAWQLALCGSLPDSAFDAEEVVAKFGEWLRVHRPADADEYELSAYARRHGMIRRGGEIDARNAARKLIARFRDGALPKITFESPE, encoded by the coding sequence GTGCCCAGCGGCTCCGCTAAGCCACCCAAGGCGGAGGCGTCCTGGTTTCCCGGTCATATGGCTGCGGGTCTTCGCGCGGTCGTCGAAAACGCGGCGGTCATCGACGCGGTGATCGAGGTGCGCGATGCTCGGATCCCGCGCGCGACCGCAGCGACCGGGCTGCACCCATCGCTCTCTCGCAAGCGCCGCATCGTGCTCTTGAATCGCGAAGATCTGGCGGATCCGGACATGACCGACCGCTGGCTTGCAAAGCTGGCGCACGACGGCATCACGGCCTTTGCGGGTGTCGGAACGCACGCGGTCACGCTCAAGGGCGTTCGCAACTCGCTCCTATCACAACGGCCGCGCGAGGGCCGGCTGCGAGCCGCCGTCATCGGCGCGCCGAACACAGGCAAGTCTTCGGTCATCAACGCGCTCGGCAGGCGTAAGCGCGCGGTGGCGCAGGCCAAGGCCGGAGTCACGCGCCAGGTGCGATGGCTGACCATCGGCGACGCGGTGGAACTGCTCGATACGCCGGGCATTTTGGCGCCAAAGATCACGAGCGCGGCGGCCGCGTGGCAGCTCGCGTTGTGCGGCAGTTTGCCGGATTCGGCGTTCGACGCAGAAGAGGTCGTCGCAAAGTTTGGCGAGTGGCTGCGAGTCCATCGTCCCGCCGATGCCGACGAATATGAACTCTCCGCATATGCCCGGCGGCACGGGATGATCCGCCGCGGAGGCGAAATCGATGCGCGCAACGCTGCGCGCAAACTCATCGCTCGATTCCGCGACGGCGCGCTGCCGAAAATCACTTTCGAATCACCGGAGTGA
- the lepB gene encoding signal peptidase I — MSAYSPRLPDTTDPLREPAADFDDLLHEDRRRIASRGRLMHIAGLAIQAAVLLCLILLFFYRLPQVDGQSMEPQLTGGEHVLIDTLAFNLRVANPMAPDAPIVDLRLHPILRGDLVAFEHGTGDDRRILLKRVAGLEGDKVATVHGKVFVNGAQFDGFTDASSDREDLAPVSIPKGSIYVLGDNRAQSDDSRAFGPVPVESVIGRATFVVWPLTRAQRLR; from the coding sequence GTGTCAGCGTATAGTCCACGCCTACCCGACACGACCGACCCGCTGCGCGAACCGGCGGCGGACTTCGACGACCTCTTACACGAAGACCGCAGGCGCATAGCCTCGCGGGGCCGACTGATGCACATTGCCGGCCTGGCTATCCAAGCCGCGGTCTTGCTTTGCCTGATCCTGTTGTTCTTCTACCGTTTGCCGCAAGTCGACGGACAAAGCATGGAGCCGCAGTTGACCGGCGGCGAACACGTGCTGATCGACACGCTCGCATTCAATCTCCGCGTCGCAAACCCAATGGCGCCGGACGCGCCGATCGTCGATCTTCGATTGCATCCGATCCTGCGCGGCGATCTCGTCGCCTTCGAACACGGCACCGGCGACGACCGGCGGATCTTGCTCAAACGCGTCGCCGGCCTCGAAGGCGACAAAGTCGCGACCGTGCACGGAAAAGTGTTCGTCAACGGCGCCCAATTCGACGGATTCACCGATGCGTCGAGCGACCGCGAAGATCTTGCGCCGGTCTCCATCCCCAAAGGCAGCATCTATGTCCTCGGCGACAACCGCGCGCAGTCCGACGACTCCCGCGCGTTTGGGCCGGTCCCGGTCGAATCGGTGATCGGGCGCGCCACGTTCGTCGTCTGGCCGCTGACCCGTGCCCAGCGGCTCCGCTAA